A segment of the Aureliella helgolandensis genome:
GATTCCTACTACCGAGAGGTTTGGTTGCACCGTCAAGAACTACTACCGGAAGCTGAGAGAGAAACCGAATACACGTTGGCAGCAGCTACTGAAATGCAGGCCGAGATCGAAACTCAAATTCGCACTGCCGTCGCGGGAATTCCAGTTGGCATTCGAGCTGGCGAGGAGACCAAGCCGTTTGTTAACGTGACCACCTACGCCGACTTGCCAGCCCCTGAAATTGCAGGTCCTACTTTTGCCGAAAACTCAATGGCATGGTTGGGAGAATCGTGGAGTACCTTGGCCCTGCTGTTGGTCCTGGTCATGAGTCTGGGCATGATGTTCAGTTGGGTTCGCGCACAATCGACGGCCCCGGCCGACGAAAAATTCTCCGAGGGCTTTGGACTCGAGATTCCCTCGCAGATTGATGATGAATTGGAGTTGAGTGAAGCGGGCGAATTCACGGGTGATGGCGTCGCCGGCGGGGCGCGTCCCAAAGCCAGTTTCAATCTAACGGGCTCCGACATGAAAGAGGACCTCTCGTCGCTCATTCAAGAAAACCCGGACGCGGCCGTCAATCTTCTCAAGACCTGGATCGGTGAAGCGGCCTAATAGCCATACTTGGCCGCGTAATCGCCCCACACACTCAAGATCTCCTGCTCAAGCTGCGGGTCAATGCTGTGCTTGTTTGGGCGATAGCTAGCATGGTTTTCCAGGCGTGCATTGAGGCTGGGCTCGACAGTCGAGAAATCACCGAGATCGAGCTTTTCGTAAAGCATCTTGACGGTGCCATGGGGATCGGCGACGAGCTCTTCATAGCTCACATCCACGATGCGATTCGGAGCCACTTCTTTCCGCCCCGCATCGAAACTCTCATACATCCGTTGCAGACAAACCGACACGTATTCCTTGCGTTCCGCGTCGGATGGCAACTTCTGAAACGACTGGACTTCGTCCAAGGACTGCCAAAGACGCATCGTCGACAAAAACAACTTGCGTGGATTCCGCGTCAAGTGGATAAACTTGGCATCCGGGTACAGCTTGGCCAACTCCGCGATTCGCCCCGTGTGCGGAGGACTTTTCATCACCAAGCGTTTACCAGGATAGCGCACGGTCAGAGCGCGCATAAACCACTGCAATGCCTTTCGCCAACGCGACAATTCCTCAGCGGGCACATTCCGCAAGGATAGATATTCCAATTCCTGAGGCTGAGTATTGGGAAACGCGATTCGCAGGTACGGACTCGGAACTCCCAGATTCATAAGCGCAAACTCATCCTCTTGGGGAAGTTGCCAACCCGCTTCCATGTTATCCATGGGGCGTTTCTTCGGAAGCAGAAATCCACCAAAGGTCACCATCAACCACTCGCTCAACAGAAAATGGGAAGGGGCGAAGCATTGGTAAGTACTGGGCGAGGCAAATTGCGTATCTGTCACCAGCAACTCATGGAGCAGGGTTGTCCCACTTCGCCAGTGCCCCAAGATAAATACGGGAGCCTGTGCGACTTTGGCGTCTCGGATGCGGCGGCCGTAGACGCACCATTGCAATCCCGCCATCAAATCGTTGAACGGTGTAAACAGAGTCACACCCACCGCTAGGGGAATCCGGAGCGGTGCGATGCGAAACCGATTGCCACTGACCAGCTTCCACCACACATGCGTTCGCATGCCGTGCCAAAAGCGTGGGCTCCACATGGGGTAGGAGTTGGTCGGGCGGTTGGAAGTATGGGCGGTCTTACTCTGGGTCGGATGGGACGTCATCGGCGTGCTACAAAACTCACTACTCGAACGGTTCGACACCTAGCATGGCAGAAAACGGGAAGGGCTTCCCCACCTGTTGATCGTCCATTCGACCTGGACAGCGTCATCAGAAATTCACTACTCTGTCCGGAAACCAATCTATGTAATCAACGCTAGCAATCTGTTTCCGATGCTACCTATTCTTATCGAAGCGCTCTCAGAAGGCAAATTCAGCCGATGAATACCCTGTCTTCCCTCTCACGCTACCGAGAACTGGTCCTACCGATATCCTTGATAGCCTGTCTGGGGGTGATCCTTGTTCCACTCCCTCCCTGGATTATGGATATCCTATTGTCAGCCAATATCACGATTTCCGTGATCATTTTGTTGACGACGATCTACATCAAAGCTCCGTTGGAATTCAATATTTTCCCATCGCTGCTCTTGGCAACCACACTCGGTAGACTCGTGCTGAATGTGGCCACGACGCGATTGATTTTGACACGGGCCGACTCCGATTCCTTTTCCGCTGCAGGGGGAGTGATTGAAGCCTTCGGCAATTTCGTCGCAGGGGATCGACTGGAAGTTGGTTTGATCATTTTCGTGATCATCGTACTGATTCAATTCCTAGTCATTACCAAGGGTGCCACTCGCGTTAGTGAAGTTGCCGCACGCTTTGCCTTGGATGGAATGCCTGGTCGACAAATGGCCATTGATGCCGATCTCAACTCGGGAGCCATCGATGAAGCGATGGCTCAAAAACGTCGTGCTGAAGTCACCAGCCAAGCCGATTTCTATGGAGCCATGGATGGTGCAAGTAAGTTCGTGCGAGGCGATGCGATTGCAGGGATTCTAATCACCCTGATCAACATCGCTGGTGGTTTGTATGTCGGCATGATGTACGCCGGCCTTAGCCTACGTCAATCCTTCGACTTGTTTACCAAGCTGACCATTGGTGACGGCTTAGTTAGTCAAGTCCCCGCCTTTCTGGTATCGCTCGCCGCCGCGTTGCTGGTTACGCGGAGTACCCAGAAGGTCAATTTGCCAACCGAGTTCCTGACGCAGCTCTTTTCCCGCCCGCAAGCTCTGGCCGTTGCCGGTGGTTTCCTGATCCTGCTGATCTTCACCCAACTCCCCACGCTTCCTTTGCTTGCTTTGGGAGGAGGTTGTGTAGGACTAGCGGTCATGCTCAACAAACAGCAGTCGCAACAAGTCGCCCAAGATGCTCAAAACGAGCACGACAAGGCGGCCGAAAAGAATAAGCCACCCGAGAAGCGTCCCGAAGACTTCCTGAGCGTAGACCCCATGCGGGTTGAAATTGGTGCGGGACTGCTGCCACTGGCCGATCCCCGGCGCGGCGGAGATCTCATGGACAAGATCACCGGAGTTCGGTCGATCTTGGCCAGTGAGATGGGCATCCTGCTCCCCAAGGTTCGGCTCAAGGACAAACTCAGTCTTCCCGAAACGGTCTACGAGATTCAAATTGCGGGCAACCTTGTCTCCAAAGGGGAGGTGTTCCCCGACCGTCTACTGGCGATTGACGTCGGCAATTGTTCAGGCATCGTCGAGGGATTTGAAACGCGAGAGCCGGCCGCAGGTCGACCCGCGGTTTGGATTATCCAGGGACAGAAGATGCAGGCCGAGATGTACGGTTACCAGCTGGCAACACCCAACATGGTGATTGCCACACATCTCCAAGAAACGGCCCGTAAGTACGCTGACGAATTGCTCACCCGCGACTCCACCAAACAACTTGTCGATCAATTGCATTCGGTTAGCCCAACGGTCGTGGACGAATTGATTCCCTCGGTCATGAAGTTGTCCGAGGTCCAGACAGTCCTTCAAATGCTGTTGCGGGAAGACATTCCCATTCGTCAGCTCGGTTTGATTTTCGAGACGCTGGGTGACTATGCGTCGCGCATCAAGGATCCGACCTTCCTCACCGAATATGTGCGCAATCGTCTGGCGCGCACCATTTGCCAACGCTACTCCGATACCGCCGGTCAGCTCCACGTCGTGACCATGGCGCCCGCGATGGAAGATCGCATCGCAGCTGGATTCGAGGTCACCGATCGCGGTATTATGATCCGCATGTCTCCTCAAGCGATTGAGATCACTTGCCAACAGATTGCAGGGCAACTGCGACTCCTCAAGAACGCTGGACACCGTCCGATCTTGTTGGTCAGCCCTCGGATTCGTCCGGCGCTGCGACTCTTGACCCAAACACACCTCCCAGATCTTCGCATTTTAAGTCACTCGGAAATCACACTGCAGACGCAGACAGTTTCTGTAGGAATGGTTTCCGACCCCGTTAATAAAGCGTAGTCAGTGAACATGGAAGTTCGAACTTTTCGTGCCGCATCGCTTCAAGCCGCATTGCAACAAGTCCGGGAGACGCTCGGTCCCGATGCGTCGATCTTGCAGACGCGGGAACGTCGCCCGGGCCCCTTGGGCTTTTTCAAAAAGTCGATGGTTGAAGTGGAAGCGAGTGTCGATTTTTCGGTAGCCAGCCGCTTCGGTGTTCGCACACCAGCGATGCCAGCATCCGCAACCTCCCAGCAACCTCCCACGTCTCCCGCCACCGACTCCGTGTTGTCGGATTCAACGGCAGGTCCACTCCCACTGCACAACAGTACTTCCGATTCACCAGCCCTGTCGTCGCGTGTTTCCGGAAACCTCACCCCAGGTGCAGACAACCCCTTAGAGGACCACCCAACAGCGCGGCCGCCGAGCATGGCACTCGGCCAGCATCAGCGGATCGGAGAAGGATCAACTTCGCCACAGGCTCCTCGCGTTCAGACACCGAGCTCCCACGCTGGACTCTCCGCCACCATGTTGGAGATGTTGACTGAACTGCTGGATAACGGTGTGCCGGCGCACCAAGCCCAAACTCTGATCGAAGAGGTTTGCAACATCTGCACGCCCTCCCAACAACAGGACACCTGGCTTGTCAAAGGTCAGATCAGCCAGATTGTGGCGCGGGATCTGAAGGTCAGTGGCTCAATCGAAGTGCAACCCAATTCTTCCAAAGTGGTGGCTTTAGTCGGTCCGACCGGCGTAGGAAAAACGACCACTCTCGCCAAGATCGCGGCCGGCTTTCGCTTTGACTTAGGGCTAGATGTCGGACTCATCACGCTGGACACCTTCCGCTTAGGTGCTGTTGACCAACTCTTGCAATACGCCGAGTTGATTTCGGCTCCGCTCGAAGTTGTCAACTCACCCGATCAAGTAACCGGTGCACTGCAACGCTTGCGCGAATGTGACTTGATCCTGATCGACACAGCCGGGCGCTCCCCCAGAGACTCAGAACAAATAGGCATGCTCGGCGATTTCCTTCACGCGGCACAGCCCGACGCAACGCACATCGTCTTGAGT
Coding sequences within it:
- a CDS encoding sulfotransferase family protein, which codes for MTSHPTQSKTAHTSNRPTNSYPMWSPRFWHGMRTHVWWKLVSGNRFRIAPLRIPLAVGVTLFTPFNDLMAGLQWCVYGRRIRDAKVAQAPVFILGHWRSGTTLLHELLVTDTQFASPSTYQCFAPSHFLLSEWLMVTFGGFLLPKKRPMDNMEAGWQLPQEDEFALMNLGVPSPYLRIAFPNTQPQELEYLSLRNVPAEELSRWRKALQWFMRALTVRYPGKRLVMKSPPHTGRIAELAKLYPDAKFIHLTRNPRKLFLSTMRLWQSLDEVQSFQKLPSDAERKEYVSVCLQRMYESFDAGRKEVAPNRIVDVSYEELVADPHGTVKMLYEKLDLGDFSTVEPSLNARLENHASYRPNKHSIDPQLEQEILSVWGDYAAKYGY
- a CDS encoding flagellar biosynthesis protein FlhA; its protein translation is MNTLSSLSRYRELVLPISLIACLGVILVPLPPWIMDILLSANITISVIILLTTIYIKAPLEFNIFPSLLLATTLGRLVLNVATTRLILTRADSDSFSAAGGVIEAFGNFVAGDRLEVGLIIFVIIVLIQFLVITKGATRVSEVAARFALDGMPGRQMAIDADLNSGAIDEAMAQKRRAEVTSQADFYGAMDGASKFVRGDAIAGILITLINIAGGLYVGMMYAGLSLRQSFDLFTKLTIGDGLVSQVPAFLVSLAAALLVTRSTQKVNLPTEFLTQLFSRPQALAVAGGFLILLIFTQLPTLPLLALGGGCVGLAVMLNKQQSQQVAQDAQNEHDKAAEKNKPPEKRPEDFLSVDPMRVEIGAGLLPLADPRRGGDLMDKITGVRSILASEMGILLPKVRLKDKLSLPETVYEIQIAGNLVSKGEVFPDRLLAIDVGNCSGIVEGFETREPAAGRPAVWIIQGQKMQAEMYGYQLATPNMVIATHLQETARKYADELLTRDSTKQLVDQLHSVSPTVVDELIPSVMKLSEVQTVLQMLLREDIPIRQLGLIFETLGDYASRIKDPTFLTEYVRNRLARTICQRYSDTAGQLHVVTMAPAMEDRIAAGFEVTDRGIMIRMSPQAIEITCQQIAGQLRLLKNAGHRPILLVSPRIRPALRLLTQTHLPDLRILSHSEITLQTQTVSVGMVSDPVNKA
- the flhF gene encoding flagellar biosynthesis protein FlhF, producing MEVRTFRAASLQAALQQVRETLGPDASILQTRERRPGPLGFFKKSMVEVEASVDFSVASRFGVRTPAMPASATSQQPPTSPATDSVLSDSTAGPLPLHNSTSDSPALSSRVSGNLTPGADNPLEDHPTARPPSMALGQHQRIGEGSTSPQAPRVQTPSSHAGLSATMLEMLTELLDNGVPAHQAQTLIEEVCNICTPSQQQDTWLVKGQISQIVARDLKVSGSIEVQPNSSKVVALVGPTGVGKTTTLAKIAAGFRFDLGLDVGLITLDTFRLGAVDQLLQYAELISAPLEVVNSPDQVTGALQRLRECDLILIDTAGRSPRDSEQIGMLGDFLHAAQPDATHIVLSATSSAAHAQETLRKFDRVRATNLIVTKIDEAAQFGSWLPFLREQPLPISYITTGQHVPEDILVASRRRLSSMILGHTHHQEASVG